The sequence AAATGGATCGTACGCGTCTATCCCTCCTGAAGAGCAAGAAGAATAcaagaaatgttttttccaGCATATCAAGGAGAaagttataattaataataatgatgataatcGATTTCCAAGAGTGAAATATGATGTTATGGTTGTTTGTGCGAAAAAATGAAACCAATATTGATAGTCTATATCAGTGGTCGGCAAACTTTTAAGCCAAATAGTCAATATATGAACAATGGAAGACAAAACTCTGTTTGTTTAGTTAACTTTATTACActgaataaaactaaatttaagtTTGAGTAAGTCAGTTGTTGTTTTTAATGCCATGATTGCAAGTTCTCATCAATAAGACCATTTCTCTGTCCACTCTTGGTAATGTTAATGATTGAGAAAGATTGAAAATGATCATGTCTTCCTTTTCGATGTCATTCTGAGTTTAATAATAGATGTAATTTTGTTCTCAGCAAATTCTTcgcaatgaaaatattattgcacCTTGCACCACGTAGATATTTGTGCCGAACCACACTTTGCAAAACCACCGGTCGATATTATtaattatcttgattttcgaatatatttgtgaacaattataaataaagaattgtAGAACACATAATAAATTctaagatataaatataaataagacaTAAAGACATAAATGTCTAAGACAattcatagttgccgtttgACTTTCAAGCCAAACAGATCCGCTTCCGTTTGTCACGTGACTTTGACATATGACGTTAGAGCGTGACATTGAGGTTATTTCTCTATTTGTTAGTTTGTTTATGGTGGTTGTTCATTTTCTGTtcgttattttctataatatcgcCCATAAAGCAGTACAGACGTCAAAAAAAGTCTTTAGGTTAACGGCAGCAACATCAAGTTTATCAATAGGTTGAAGAATTTGTTACGAAACGGCAAAAGTGACCCGTGAACGACAAACGgcaagtcaagtttatgaattttctggTGCGATTTCTTTTGCCTTtcctgaaaaaattcaaaatgatgaTAGAATATTTCTTCACATCATCAGAAAGTACAGATTTCAAAGAACGAAAAACTCTCcgagtttttgtaaaaaagtgaTTAAGGTGCCTTTTCGATAttagatcaaaataaatataagtaagTTTGGAACATAAAAAGGTGaagttttcatcaaatttcacgaaaaaaaaaatgtttttgtaagagatgaaaatagaaaaagttgtAAACTAACCAACTGAATTTTCCTACATTTATTCTGTGTTCGACAGTATGTAGTTcatttagaaatgtttgattttgttcacaatatctcctaaataaatattttcaataaataatcacaatttatgatatttttttcaagaatgtctctttatggcgaatcTACATACTtcttaaatcataaattttatcgagttgaacaaagaatacgtttttgtcaaaaaatcgatCGAAAGACTTTCAGATAGTATTGTAGTAGTGTAGTACTGAAGGTTTTTCCTTGTATTCCACTCCTGATATTTGTATTCAAGTCTTTACCTCCTAATAAGTGATTTTTTGTATGTCCatccacttttattttgtaactaCATCTCAATTGTTTTTCCTATTTCATAGAAGACTCAATGAACGTTgacaaaattttctctttttcttctcGTTTCGATCCAATTAGGTAGGATAACATCtaagaaataacaattttgaagaaaacaatCTTCATAGACAACAAGTTTTCAAAACACTCTTAGAAGAACAAAGGTTCATACCCGTTGCAGATTGACAttcatttctttgaatttttgatgtttatcaCATCTGTGAACATCGTAGAGAGATTCTTTAAAGTAGTTATGAGCTCTCTAAGCCTAAACATAATTCATGAGAATAGTTTGTTCtcattctaataattattagtttgtgAATAAAAAAGTGATTGAATTAAGATACCTAAAAGATAAGTAATCTTCATAAATGATAGGAAGCTTTactaaacaaattaaaatataccagaattcgatgaaaaaataaatgtaaaggTCAAGACACTACAACGTGCTGATTTATCTAATGTGAAACCTATGAAGAACAGAAACGGAGTCAggagaatttttatattgtgaaCAATATCTATAAAGTCATTTCGTGTGGGGTCGATGGGAGAACCAAGTCTTAGAATATACAGGACACAAAACTGAGAGATGGAAATACGGTAAATACCAAGAAAATTATATCATCTAATATTATACGTTTTTCTCAGATCTTCTTTACATgcttctatcaatttttttcttctctccTCAATAAAGATCTTTTCATCTAAATATCTTCGTCCTTTCTAGCTATAGATCACATGCAATGAAGCATTTTGCTATGACCATATATCCCATATCCATTTTACCATACAGGGATTTGATCTCTGCGTTAATTATTCTCCGTAAATCCCCTTTAATGGCTTTTTCTCccaaatgtttattttgttttcttcctTTTTGCTAAGAGCTGTTTCGTAGATGCGGCTCTTGAAATACATTTTGATCTTAATTGTGCTCTTTGGactccaaatattttatacccTCTCGTCAGTCAGTCAGAAATGAAGTAGCAATTGAGCACACAAGgaggaaaaatataatttctagaaGATACAAAATAATCTTCTGAGAATCttctgaaaataatacaaaaagataaaaaaatcttcCAAGAAAGTTGAGTTATGAGTTATGATTGACGAGGGAGTTTGAGGAAAGTTGTATCTGTATAAATGGAAAGTAGCTTGAAAGCAGCTTGATTAACAGGAAAGCATTGAAATATACGTGGAAAGAGGACAAACTAAactataatagaaaaagaaactaATTACTAATATATGTTGTAGTATAGTTTGAATTCTTCAATAGACATTAAATAAATTGCAGaatcattatattttgtaatcgccagtcatttttatttccatcaGAACTAGTTTTTgcttatattgaatttttaacatttagaCTTCactttgaatttgaatagttGTAACTTTCTTGTTCGAAAAGTTCGAAAAGTCAAATTATATGTATGACAGGAGAAGTTTGGAACAAGCATAAGGAAAACGGGAGAGTTGAGCGAAATGGAAGAtggaaagttgaaaataattcaaaaaaacactaaaaattacAATGTAGGGAAATTATTCGAAAGAATAGACgaactaagttgaaatttctagagccgttggtgatattcatactgaacacactgttcacactacagTTTACCTTCcgtctctgaagaagataactgggttatcgaaacgcacgtccgtcagcgtaattgtgagtgttgatgtagcggtcgtgtaaacagtgtattcagtaagaCACGGCGATATAGTAGGGTAaacaaataatgagataaatgACAGTAGGCAAAGAACTAATTCACAGAAaatctgaaaacaaaaaacaataatagaagttatgagagatagagagagagagagaaaaagagagagagatgctatactgtcaaaaaattgtcacaatttgCAGGCAAAAGGCTTGTAGAAACTAAAAAACTAACATAagaataactaaataaagatacaaataaaacaaaattataggtaatagtaataggtaataatttgtatataaatcaatagcaattattagaatagaagtcgtttacagagtaggaggcactttccagtaaatttgccctcaaattattgcggaatgttGGAAAAgctgatatcgatttgatttcaattggcaagtgattgtgcattttttacgttgtaaaatattgagcctataactaattttgaacgtggaATAGGAGAAGCgtgtttacgaattaggcaaacggattgaAAGATGAATAAGAGGCATAAAAAAGAAACTGTGTAAACtagcattagcatcagggagatatgaaaacagatcatgagaaggagttataaaatttgataaatttttagtaataatcacaaagtaattattgagatTATGCTCGATTAATAATATTCTATCAAGAGTTTGAGTCCACTTTTCAATATGACATCATTTACcatatattaatagaaaaatgtaggattcttttgaaaaaaaatcagcttATGTAACGCTTTTCAACcgtttatataatatttttacgCTATTAATTAATTACAACCATATAATATGTTatgtgataaattttttattttttttttgtaaaatgtgcATGTTTCTTGAAGTTGGTTATATTGGGTGAATTCTTCGTCCTAAAACTATCATCCATCAGTTCCAAGCTATAAACTTTAAGTGTCAATtggtaaataattttctgtGTGACAAACTATTGATATTTGTTGCACCGATAAGCTTTTATCACATTGAGAACAAGACATTGTAATAGTTTGTAGCGTATATCATGCCCATTGGTTCAAATCTGTACAACAGACATTTCTTGATGTTTCGAAAAACTTTGTATCTATAGTTGAATTATTCGATTCGATTCTGGaacgtatttatttaaaaatagtgataaaaaCGATCTCAACTTGAACTGATAAAACTACTTTcaaggaaaattttttaatcactaTCAGAATTTGAGGTTATTGAATTCAAACTAGTTGTTTTTGTTGTGTGTAGATAGTAAAATGAATGTGATGGTTTTACCTGAATTATTTGCGAAGCATGTTCATTTTACAAGTATACATTCGGTGTATCTcttaaacaaatataaacatttaattaaatggaaaaataatccATCAATTATGGAATTTGGTTTTGGAGATGGCGGTACTTCGGCTGCCGCATTACAACCACTCATTCCACATGATTGTAAGGAGTTTATAGCTGCAGATGTCTCCCAACAAATGGTCAAGTATGCAGAGCAGAATGCGAAATTACCAGAAAGGggaaaaattatacaattcaATATTAGTGCCCAAGATATTCCATTGGAATTTCAAAATCGATTTGATCATATTTTTAGCTTCTTCACGTTCCACTGTATACCAAAAAATAACGCGAGTCAAGAGAAATTTGACTCTTGTcgtaaaaactatcaaattatattcCGAAATGAATCCTATTTGAGTCTCAACACACTCTCATGTCAAAGCGTATCAGACTAGTGCACTGATGTGAATTACAGCATCACATTGGATTTTATTCATCATCTATTATATAACATAACAaagtttcttcaacatttcagCGGTGATGACGCACATTCCTGCCCAGGCTCTTTCTGTTCACAGCACTATACTTCCAAGTATTACCACCCCTAGGGCTCCGTATTTTCTTGTACAGGCTGTGCAGCTCGATGAATCTTAATGTTTGAATCTGTGGTACTTTTCGAAGTATCCGTTTCCATAGAGAATCTTTGTTACGTAGTAATTTACATCTGCGTGAGGACGGTTAAGTCAACTATCCATGTACGAATTTACTCGAggcatttgacatttgacaacaatctatactgtttttatttatatatatatatatatatatatatatatatatataacatacaACAGCTTACTTTctgtttcgaaaatatttttcttacgatttatattaactattggtttatttgattatttaatttgCATCACAGTCAATCGGCTTGATAcgtttttaaacaaacatttttaattatcctTTGTGCACGTATtatggcacagtagtcacttcggatttattctttattcattCCAACTTCCAAATTTCTATACTGAATACATTATTTACATCACCACttcaccaacacttacaattacagtGTCTGATGAGcctttcgataaccaagtctcttaagacgataacttagttatcgaaacgcgcctcagacGGTGTAATCGTGATTTTTGGTGTAgtgatggtgtaaacagtgtattcagtatgattatcgccaacggttccagaaattaaaatttagttccaaaccagtttttgaaaaaattaatttgttatcgacctgtAAATTCAAGTGAATTTGCTTGGTTAGTTCgtggttttgaaaatatttgacttCTGCATAAGTTATTGTTGAATCATATCCCCACAGATATAATTTGGACCCTTTGGACAAATTGCGCACACTAATAGTGTGATTAactaatttttcaacataattaacTCCTACAAAAATCGACAGGAACAATTTATCTTCTATAGAAATATTGACAATGAATTTTTGCCTAAACTGATTTAATAAGAAAtggtattttcaattaattattatttaaagcCAACATCACAAAGTACCACTACGAAGAACACGTCGGCAACAACGATCTGAAAATGGCGTACATCAGAGTAACTACCGCGCATGCTCGCAACTGTCATCGCAGCGCTATTACATTGTGATACTGATTACACtgtctacaccaacactcacaattacactgtctgacgcgcgtttctataaccaagctATCTGTCAGTTTATCTGACAACtgtcagtttaccttcagtctctgaagatgataacttatcgaaacgcgcgtcagacagtgtaattatgagtattggTGTTAACAGTGTGTTTAGAATGAATATCGcgaatggttccagaaattccaacttaatacACCGTGATACTACATTAACTGGGAATCAGATTTGGTTTTTCACACTTTACAAATTATCCCATAGCTAAAATAACctataataagaaattaattcgGTAATATGCTACTTCAATTGCAGTAATCTATTGATAACATTCGTAATATGTAATAAACTAAACATTTTGTGAGACATTGACAATATTTTCGTTACCAAATATCGtggaatattatttgaaatcataAACTTTGCCTTGAATTCAACAACtaattttaagacaaaaataaGTTTGCGTATagattaaattaataaatattactcaagttttgagatagacaaagaGAAACAAATACTTATAATTGGAAATCATTGAGGTAACAGACAAGGACTGTAAAACGGATGATCAATTGATTCGTTGTTTTGAGTGttgaaaaccgtttttttaaTGTGTGGGAGTTCGCATTGTTGTAGTGAAGAATAATTCGTATTATTTAGCGAACACTTGCTTCGAAGTTCTATTTTggagcaccgcgattgaatcttttcaatatttctttccaCCAATCGATACGAGCTtgtttttgagcgattgtcaaataaTGCAGTCACAAtgcttaagtagcaaccctcgtatttggatttggatttggatatttttatatacatttcttTTGAGATTCGCCGGATTATAACAagtattttatatcattttcgaTTTTTACAGACGTGCTGTGTAAATTTGAAGAAAGCAGCAACAAATAAACAAGCGTCATGCATAAGCAATTACTTGGTAATTGCAAACATTGTTAATTACGAATGCTAAAAAAATCTTGTTCAGAATCCCTTGGAACTGCAGTTCACTTTGTTAAACCATAATGGATTCGCGAGGaataaaatgttgtatataCTACGGAAGTTACTAGATGTTAATCCTTGTGAAAACATATTTTCCCCCGATagttaaaagtataaatatttagtaTCGTTTATTACATTGAATAAATGTCAGTAGttgacaatattttgaaaaataaattaaatgagcAAATggtatgaataatttgatttaatttatcttAGTGAAGCATATAAcaacattcataaaattttcccaCGGTGAAACTTTTACTTTATTACCATATATTTACGTGAAATCCATTCCTCGACTCAATTTAGTCTTATATCATCGTATTTGAGACAAACAACAACAAACAGTAGTGTAGTTTCATATTTCAAgttctattttcaatttcttcgacAGAGCTGCagatttacataaaaatatttcaatctttCATGATTTTCttgaatcaaataaatattcattttcaataagaTTCTCTCTGGAATAAGTAGTTGatgattatatttgaataaatgtcatgaaataattttgtttttattcacaGTAAAGCATTCGACAACATTCATAAAATGTTAAAACCGGGAGGTCAAACTTTCCACATATTTCTTCAACCTACACCTCTAGATGTAGTTTACtgtaatttatcaaaacatccgaaatggaaaaaatatgaacaagaATCTATGCTGTCACCGTACTTTCTACAGAAAAACAAACAGAATGGCTGCAAAAAAGATCTAGTTAACGCGGGATTTAAGGATATTGAAATGAGAGTGGAAGACTTCGTTTATGAGTTTCCGTATGAAGAAGCGTGGAAAGGTGAGTTGTTATAACGGGATCTTCTATCAATCTGTATAACTGTATTATtttgtactgaacacactgttcacctTCAGTGTCTGTTGTATtggtgtgttcagtatgaatatcatcaaaggttccagaaattccaatttagttgtattattttgtagaaaactACATTGCAGTAAATGGATCGTACGCGTCTATCCCTCCTGAAGAGCAAGAAGAATAcaagaaatgttttttccaGCATATCAAGGAGAaagttataattaataataatgatgataatcGATTTCCAAGAGTGAAATATGATGTTATGGTTGTTTGTGCGAAAAAATGAAACCAATATTGATAGTCTATATCAGTGGTCGGCAAACTTTTAAGCCAAATAGTCAATATATGAACAATGGAAGACAAAACTCTGTTTGTTTAGTTAACTTTATTACActgaataaaactaaatttaagtTTGAGTAAGTCAGTTGTTGTTTTTAATGTCATGATTGCAAGTTCTCATCAATAAGACCATTTCTCTGTCCACTCTTGGTAATGTTAATGATTGAGAAAGATTGAAAATGATCATGTCTTCCTTTTCGATGTCATTCTGAGTTTAATAATAGATGTAATTTTGTTCTCAGCAAATTCTTcgcaatgaaaatattattgcacCTTGCACCACGTAGATATTTGTGCCGAACCACACTTTGCAAAACCACCGGTCGATATTATtaattatcttgattttcgaatatatttgtgaacaattataaataaagaattgtAGAACACATAATAAATTctaagatataaatataaataagacaTAAAGACATAAATGTCTAAGACAattcatagttgccgtttgACTTTCAAGCCAAACAGATCCGCTTCCGTTTGTCACGTGACTTTGACATATGACGTTAGAGCGTGACATTGAGGTTATTTCTCTATTTGTTAGTTTGTTTATGGTGGTTGTTCATTTTCTGTtcgttattttctataatatcgcCCATAAAGCAGTACAGACGTCAAAAAAAGTCTTTAGGTTAACGGCAGCAACATCAAGTTTATCAATAGGTTGAAGAATTTGTTACGAAACGGCAAAAGTGACCCGTGAACGACAAACGgcaagtcaagtttatgaattttctggTGCGATTTCTTTTGCCTTtcctgaaaaaattcaaaatgatgaTAGAATATTTCTTCACATCATCAGAAAGTACAGATTTCAAAGAACGAAAAACTCTCcgagtttttgtaaaaaagtgaTTAAGGTGCCTTTTCGATAttagatcaaaataaatataagtaagTTTGGAACATAAAAAGGTGaagttttcatcaaatttcacgaaaaaaaaaaaatgtttttgtaagagatgaaaatagaaaaagttgtAAACTAACCAACTGAATTTTCCTACATTTATTCTGTGTTCGACAGTATGTAGTTcatttagaaatgtttgattttgttcacaatatctcctaaataaatattttcaataaataatcacaatttatgatatttttttcaagaatgtctctttatggcgaatcTACATACTtcttaaatcataaattttatcgagttgaacaaagaatacgtttttgtcaaaaaatcgatCGAAAGACTTTCAGATAGTATTGTAGTAGTGTAGTACTGAAGGTTTTTCCTTGTATTCCACTCCTGATATTTGTATTCAAGTCTTTACCTCCTAATAAGTGATTTTTTGTATGTCCatccacttttattttgtaactaCATCTCAATTGTTTTTCCTATTTCATAGAAGACTCAATGAACGTTgacaaaattttctctttttcttctcGTTTCGATCCAATTAGGTAGGATAACATCtaagaaataacaattttgaagaaaacaatCTTTATAGACAACAAGTTTTCAAAACACTCTTAGAAGAACAAAGGTTCATACCCGTTGCAGATTGACAttcatttctttgaatttttgatgtttatcaCATCTGTGAACATCGTAGAGAGATTCTTTAAAGTAGTTATGAGCTCTCTAAGCCTAAACATAATTCATGAGAATAGTTTGTTCtcattctaataattattagtttgtgAATAAAAAAGTGATTGAATTAAGATACCTAAAAGATAAGTAATCTTCATAAATGATAGGAAGCTTTactaaacaaattaaaatataccagaattcgatgaaaaaataaatgtaaaggTCAAGACACTACAACGTGCTGATTTATCTAATGTGAAACCTATGAAGAACAGAAACGGAGTCAggagaatttttatattgtgaaCAATATCTATAAAGTCAGTTCGTGTGGGGTCGATGGGAGAACCAAGTAAGTAATCAGTAGTCTTAGAATATACAGGACACAAAACTGAGAGATGGAAATACGGTAAATACcaagaaaattatatcaactAATATTATACGTTTTCCCCAgatcaaatgtttattttgttttcttctttgttgCTAAGAGCTGTTTCGTAGATGCGGCTCTTGAAATACATTTTGATCTTAATTGTGCTCTTTGGactccaaatattttatacccTCTCGTCAGTCAGTCAGAAATGAAGTAGCAATTGAGCACACAAGgaggaaaaatataatttctagaaGATACAAAATAATCTTCTGAGAATCttctgaaaataatacaaaaagataaaaaaatcttcCAAGAAAGTTGAGTTATGATTGACGACGGAGTTTGAGGAAAGTTGTATCTGTATAAATGGAAAGTAGCTTGAAAGCAGCTTGATTAACAGGAAAGCATTGAAATATACGTGGAAAGAGGACAAACTAAactataatagaaaaagaaactaATTACTAATATATGTTGTAGTATAGTTTGAATTCTTCAATAGACATTAAATAAATTGcagaattattatattttgtaatcgccagtcatttttatttccatcaGAACTAGTTTTTgcttatattgaatttttaacatttagaCTTCactttgaatttgaatagttGTAACTTTCTTGTTCGAAAAGTTCGAAAAGTCAAATTATATGTATGACAGGAGAAGTTTGGAACAAGCATAAGGAAAACGGGAGAGTTGAGCGAAATGGAAGAtggaaagttgaaaataattcaaaaaaacactaaaaattacAATGTAGGGAAATTATTCGAAAGAATAGACgaactaagttgaaatttctagagccgttggtgatattcatactgaacacactgttcacactacagTTTACCTTCcgtctctgaagaagataactgggttatcgaaacgcacgtccgtcagcgtaattgtgagtgttgatgtagcggtcgtgtaaacagtgtatttagtaAGACACGGCGATATAGTAGGGTAaacaaataatgagataaatgACAGTAGGCAAAGAACTAATTCACAGAAaatctgaaaacaaaaaacaataatagaagTTATGAGcaagaaatatatgaattattctGGACCTATTATCGTAAGAATGGAATAGATGACATTCGATTCGACCCACAATTATCATAaaagagatagagagagagagagagaaaaagagagagagatgctatactgtcaaaaaattgtcacaatttgCAGGCAAAAGCTTGTAGAAACTAAAAAACTAACATAagaataactaaataaagatacaaataaaacaaaattataggtaatagtaataggtaataatttgtatataaatcaatagcaattattagaatagaagtcgtttacagagtaggaggcactttcc comes from Diorhabda carinulata isolate Delta chromosome 8, icDioCari1.1, whole genome shotgun sequence and encodes:
- the LOC130897005 gene encoding uncharacterized protein LOC130897005, whose translation is MLKPGGQTFHIFLQPTPLDVVYCNLSKHPKWKKYEQESMLSPYFLQKNKQNGCKKDLVNAGFKDIEMRVEDFVYEFPYEEAWKENYIAVNGSYASIPPEEQEEYKKCFFQHIKEKVIINNNDDNRFPRVKYDVMVVCAKK